The following coding sequences are from one Triticum dicoccoides isolate Atlit2015 ecotype Zavitan chromosome 4A, WEW_v2.0, whole genome shotgun sequence window:
- the LOC119289908 gene encoding putative receptor-like protein kinase At4g00960, whose translation MLIPGVLLLLLMPLSATATAQLCGSGSNYTTNSTYQSNLAALAASLPTNASSSRQQFAAATVGQAPDAVHALALCRGDFANDTACADCVAASFQHAQQTCPNDEAATVYYDYDDVNGRKPGCVLGFSGDGDFLSPAAGLTKNGTLFQAWNPVNISADATITAADVHNLLTVTAQDASADTARRYATAVMDAVPTLYSLAQCTPDLSAGDCLTCLQRLIGMVNATMSVRQGGRIFMLRCNIRFEKFMFFDQPMRRISPLSIAPAPPTGKSMYILICFCTAIVLEKHTYKLRGGSHELVWDMEAGLSGFLVFEFHEIQEATSNFSEANKLGEGGFGPVYKGHFLNGMEIAVKRLASHSGQGIMEFKNEVELIAKLQHRNLVRLLGCCSQGVEKILVYEYLPNKSLDFFIFDEYRKSLMDWNKRLVIIEGIAEGLVYLHRHSRLRVIHRDLKPSNILLDNEMNPKISDFGLAKIFSSNNTDEDTTRTVVGTYGYMAPEYASEGLFSIKSDVFSFGVLILEILSGKRNSGTRHCGAFINLLGYAWQSWQDGRWKNIVDASLLPKGEPTEMMRSINIALLCVQENAVDRPNMLDVTAMLSSKSMILHVPKQPAYFNLRVGNEEDSSTTDSCSVNSVTISVATAR comes from the exons ATGCTGATTCCCGGCGTCCTGCTCCTTTTATTGATGCCGCTGTCGGCAACGGCAACGGCACAGCTCTGCGGCAGCGGCAGCAACTACACCACCAACAGCACCTACCAGTCGAACCTCGCCGCCCTTGCCGCCAGCCTCCCCACCAACGCCTCCTCCTCCCGTCAGCAATTTGCCGCCGCCACCGTTGGCCAAGCACCCGATGCGGTGCACGCGCTCGCGCTCTGCCGCGGCGACTTCGCCAACGACACGGCATGTGCGGACTGTGTTGCCGCCTCATTCCAGCACGCACAGCAGACATGCCCCAACGACGAGGCCGCCACCGTCTACTACGACTATGACGACGTAAACGGCCGGAAGCCGGGCTGCGTTCTGGGCTTCTCTGGCGACGGGGACTTCCTCAGCCCAGCAGCCGGTCTCACCAAGAACGGCACACTGTTCCAGGCTTGGAATCCAGTGAACATCTCCGCGGACGCCACCATCACTGCCGCAGACGTCCACAACCTGCTGACTGTGACAGCTCAGGACGCGTCCGCAGATACAGCGAGGCGGTACGCCACAGCGGTCATGGACGCCGTGCCGACGCTCTACAGCCTGGCACAGTGCACGCCGGACCTATCCGCCGGAGACTGCCTGACATGTCTCCAGAGGCTCATCGGCATGGTCAACGCCACCATGTCCGTGCGCCAGGGAGGCCGGATCTTCATGCTGCGATGCAACATCAGGTTCGAAAAGTTTATGTTCTTCGACCAACCCATGCGGCGGATCAGTCCATTGTCCATTGCTCCGGCGCCTCCCACGGGGAAGAGTATGTACATATTAATATGTTTCT GTACAGCAATAGTACTAGAAAAGCATACTTACAAGTTGCGAGGTGGTAGTCATGAACTAGTCTGGGATATGGAGGCAGGATTATCTGGGTTTTTGGTTTTCGAGTTTCATGAGATACAGGAAGCTACAAGTAACTTCTCTGAAGCAAATAAACTTGGAGAAGGTGGATTTGGACCTGTATATAAG GGCCACTTTCTTAATGGAATGGAGATAGCAGTTAAGCGACTTGCATCACATTCAGGTCAAGGTATCATGGAGTTCAAAAATGAAGTAGAACTCATAGCCAAACTTCAACACAGGAATTTGGTTAGACTCTTGGGATGTTGCTCCCAAGGAGTGGAAAAAATATTGGTGTATGAATACTTGCCAAACAAAAGCTTGGACTTCTTCATATTTG ATGAATACAGAAAATCTCTAATGGACTGGAACAAACGCCTTGTAATAATAGAAGGAATAGCAGAAGGACTTGTTTATCTTCATAGACATTCTCGTTTGCGTGTCATACATCGAGATCTAAAACCAAGCAACATTCTCTTGGACAATGAGATGAATCCCAAAATTTCAGATTTTGGACTGGCAAAAATATTTAGCTCAAATAATACAGACGAGGACACTACAAGGACAGTGGTTGGTACATA TGGTTACATGGCACCGGAGTATGCTTCTGAGGGTCTATTCTCAATCAAATCTGATGTATTCAGCTTTGGTGTTTTAATTCTCGAAATCCTTAGCGGGAAAAGGAATTCTGGTACCCGTCATTGTGGAGCGTTCATCAATCTCCTCGGATAT GCTTGGCAGTCATGGCAAGACGGGAGATGGAAAAATATTGTTGATGCGTCATTGCTTCCCAAGGGTGAACCAACAGAAATGATGAGGTCCATTAATATCGCACTACTGTGTGTACAAGAGAATGCAGTTGATCGACCGAACATGTTAGATGTCACTGCAATGCTAAGCAGCAAGAGTATGATACTGCATGTGCCTAAACAGCCAGCGTATTTCAATCTAAGGGTAGGCAATGAAGAGGATTCATCCACTACCGACTCTTGTAGTGTTAATAGTGTGACCATATCTGTCGCGACTGCTAGATAG
- the LOC119289907 gene encoding cysteine-rich receptor-like protein kinase 10 isoform X1, whose amino-acid sequence MAIILLLLLSSLTLFPAAADVFCDNVKVLTATLPNKSSSSPVHFATATIGQAPDTVYALALCRGDVLNDTACAECITNVFGIVQNATPPDVECFRAASYFADCILIYNSKDILAPSFTNSTEGENGGDPPFERWNVRNVTGDVPLITGLIHKLLVQTVEKAASASPRRFATGVVDSGTNFPKVYSLAQCTPDLSSGDCLECLQHLLGMINSTMSLRMGGQMGVIRCYFRYDASQFYQGQPMISLGPLAPTPTQHKRRMNKLWVIPLVLIPLAAATFLFFILYYRRITKRRKGEVMRLQGSRCSRDLEGEEQLVWQGKNSEFMVFDFQQLLQATNIFSEENKLGQGGFGAVYKGKLADGLEIAVKRLSSHSGQGFIEFKNEVQLIAKLQHSNLVRLFGCCSLEEEKILVYEYLPNKSLDFFIFDEKRRALLDWSKLVAIVEGIAHGLLYLHKHSRLRIIHRDLKPSNILLDSEMNPKISDFGLAKIFSSDSSEGNTTRRVVGTYGYMSPEYASEGVFSIKSDVFSFGVIIFEILSGKRNSGSQQYGDFINLLGYAWQLWEEGRGIDLLDTSLVPKDQSPKIMRYINIALLCVQENAADRPTMADVIAMLCTDDMNIDEPKQPAYFNIRVGNEEESTATESCSINDMTISVAIPR is encoded by the exons ATGGCGATAATCCTGCTGCTCCTACTCAGCAGCCTCACACTGTTCCCGGCGGCAGCCGATGTATTCTGCGACAATGTTAAGGTCCTTACCGCCACCCTCCCCAACAAATCCTCCTCTTCCCCAGTACACTTTGCCACCGCCACCATCGGCCAAGCCCCCGACACCGTATATGCGCTCGCGCTCTGCCGTGGCGATGTCCTCAATGACACAGCCTGCGCCGAGTGCATCACAAACGTATTCGGCATAGTGCAGAATGCTACGCCGCCGGATGTAGAGTGCTTCAGGGCTGCCTCCTACTTTGCTGATTGTATCCTCATCTACAACTCCAAAGACATCCTCGCCCCGTCATTCACCAATAGCACAGAAGGAGAAAATGGTGGCGACCCTCCTTTTGAGAGGTGGAATGTCAGAAACGTCACTGGCGACGTGCCGCTCATCACCGGTCTCATCCACAAGCTGCTGGTGCAGACCGTGGAGAAGGCAGCCAGCGCATCGCCGAGGCGGTTCGCCACGGGTGTCGTGGACAGCGGCACAAACTTCCCGAAGGTGTACTCGTTGGCGCAGTGCACGCCGGACCTGTCTTCCGGGGACTGTCTAGAGTGCTTGCAACATCTCCTTGGCATGATCAACTCCACCATGTCCCTCCGCATGGGGGGACAGATGGGTGTGATACGGTGTTATTTCAGGTATGATGCGTCTCAGTTCTATCAAGGCCAACCAATGATAAGTCTGGGGCCGCTAGCTCCAACTCCGACCCAACACAAGA GGCGTATGAACAAGCTGTGGGTAATTCCCCTAGTTTTAATACCTCTAGCTGCAGCAACATTTCTCTTCTTCATCTTGTACTATCGTCGGATCACAAAACGAAGAAAAG GTGAAGTGATGAGGTTACAAGGATCAAGATGTTCTCGGGATTTGGAAGGAGAGGAACAACTAGTTTGGCAAGGCAAAAATTCAGAGTTCATGGTGTTTGACTTCCAACAGCTACTACAGGCCACAAATATTTTTTCGGAAGAAAACAAACTTGGACAGGGTGGCTTCGGTGCTGTATACAAG GGCAAGCTTGCTGATGGATTGGAGATAGCAGTTAAAAGACTTTCTTCACATTCAGGACAAGGCTTCATAGAATTTAAAAATGAAGTCCAGCTCATAGCCAAACTACAACACAGTAATTTGGTTAGGCTCTTTGGATGTTGCTCCCTAGAAGAGGAGAAAATATTAGTGTATGAATACTTGCCCAACAAAAGCTTGGATTTCTTTATCTTTG ATGAAAAAAGAAGAGCTTTACTTGATTGGTCCAAACTTGTAGCAATAGTTGAAGGCATAGCACATGGACTTCTTTACCTACATAAGCACTCCCGGTTACGTATCATACATCGAGATCTTAAACCAAGTAACATTCTCTTGGATAGCGAAATGAATCCAAAGATTTCAGATTTTGGTCTAGCAAAAATTTTCAGCTCAGATAGCAGTGAAGGAAACACTACCAGAAGAGTGGTTGGTACATA TGGCTACATGTCCCCTGAGTATGCTTCGGAGGGTGTCTTCTCTATTAAATCGGACGTCTTCAGTTTTGGTGTTATTATTTTTGAGATACTTAGCGGAAAGCGGAATTCTGGTAGCCAGCAATATGGTGATTTCATCAATCTTCTTGGATAT GCATGGCAATTATGGGAAGAGGGAAGGGGAATTGACCTTCTTGATACATCATTGGTTCCCAAAGATCAATCGCCGAAGATTATGAGATACATTAATATAGCATTATTATGTGTACAAGAGAACGCAGCCGATCGACCAACCATGGCAGATGTTATAGCAATGCTATGCACCGACGATATGAACATCGATGAACCTAAGCAGCCGGCATATTTCAACATAAGGGTCGGAAATGAAGAGGAGTCTACTGCTACAGAGTCATGTAGTATTAACGACATGACCATATCTGTCGCAATTCCtagatag
- the LOC119289907 gene encoding cysteine-rich receptor-like protein kinase 10 isoform X2, whose protein sequence is MAIILLLLLSSLTLFPAAADVFCDNVKVLTATLPNKSSSSPVHFATATIGQAPDTVYALALCRGDVLNDTACAECITNVFGIVQNATPPDVECFRAASYFADCILIYNSKDILAPSFTNSTEGENGGDPPFERWNVRNVTGDVPLITGLIHKLLVQTVEKAASASPRRFATGVVDSGTNFPKVYSLAQCTPDLSSGDCLECLQHLLGMINSTMSLRMGGQMGVIRCYFRYDASQFYQGQPMISLGPLAPTPTQHKRRMNKLWVIPLVLIPLAAATFLFFILYYRRITKRRKGSRCSRDLEGEEQLVWQGKNSEFMVFDFQQLLQATNIFSEENKLGQGGFGAVYKGKLADGLEIAVKRLSSHSGQGFIEFKNEVQLIAKLQHSNLVRLFGCCSLEEEKILVYEYLPNKSLDFFIFDEKRRALLDWSKLVAIVEGIAHGLLYLHKHSRLRIIHRDLKPSNILLDSEMNPKISDFGLAKIFSSDSSEGNTTRRVVGTYGYMSPEYASEGVFSIKSDVFSFGVIIFEILSGKRNSGSQQYGDFINLLGYAWQLWEEGRGIDLLDTSLVPKDQSPKIMRYINIALLCVQENAADRPTMADVIAMLCTDDMNIDEPKQPAYFNIRVGNEEESTATESCSINDMTISVAIPR, encoded by the exons ATGGCGATAATCCTGCTGCTCCTACTCAGCAGCCTCACACTGTTCCCGGCGGCAGCCGATGTATTCTGCGACAATGTTAAGGTCCTTACCGCCACCCTCCCCAACAAATCCTCCTCTTCCCCAGTACACTTTGCCACCGCCACCATCGGCCAAGCCCCCGACACCGTATATGCGCTCGCGCTCTGCCGTGGCGATGTCCTCAATGACACAGCCTGCGCCGAGTGCATCACAAACGTATTCGGCATAGTGCAGAATGCTACGCCGCCGGATGTAGAGTGCTTCAGGGCTGCCTCCTACTTTGCTGATTGTATCCTCATCTACAACTCCAAAGACATCCTCGCCCCGTCATTCACCAATAGCACAGAAGGAGAAAATGGTGGCGACCCTCCTTTTGAGAGGTGGAATGTCAGAAACGTCACTGGCGACGTGCCGCTCATCACCGGTCTCATCCACAAGCTGCTGGTGCAGACCGTGGAGAAGGCAGCCAGCGCATCGCCGAGGCGGTTCGCCACGGGTGTCGTGGACAGCGGCACAAACTTCCCGAAGGTGTACTCGTTGGCGCAGTGCACGCCGGACCTGTCTTCCGGGGACTGTCTAGAGTGCTTGCAACATCTCCTTGGCATGATCAACTCCACCATGTCCCTCCGCATGGGGGGACAGATGGGTGTGATACGGTGTTATTTCAGGTATGATGCGTCTCAGTTCTATCAAGGCCAACCAATGATAAGTCTGGGGCCGCTAGCTCCAACTCCGACCCAACACAAGA GGCGTATGAACAAGCTGTGGGTAATTCCCCTAGTTTTAATACCTCTAGCTGCAGCAACATTTCTCTTCTTCATCTTGTACTATCGTCGGATCACAAAACGAAGAAAAG GATCAAGATGTTCTCGGGATTTGGAAGGAGAGGAACAACTAGTTTGGCAAGGCAAAAATTCAGAGTTCATGGTGTTTGACTTCCAACAGCTACTACAGGCCACAAATATTTTTTCGGAAGAAAACAAACTTGGACAGGGTGGCTTCGGTGCTGTATACAAG GGCAAGCTTGCTGATGGATTGGAGATAGCAGTTAAAAGACTTTCTTCACATTCAGGACAAGGCTTCATAGAATTTAAAAATGAAGTCCAGCTCATAGCCAAACTACAACACAGTAATTTGGTTAGGCTCTTTGGATGTTGCTCCCTAGAAGAGGAGAAAATATTAGTGTATGAATACTTGCCCAACAAAAGCTTGGATTTCTTTATCTTTG ATGAAAAAAGAAGAGCTTTACTTGATTGGTCCAAACTTGTAGCAATAGTTGAAGGCATAGCACATGGACTTCTTTACCTACATAAGCACTCCCGGTTACGTATCATACATCGAGATCTTAAACCAAGTAACATTCTCTTGGATAGCGAAATGAATCCAAAGATTTCAGATTTTGGTCTAGCAAAAATTTTCAGCTCAGATAGCAGTGAAGGAAACACTACCAGAAGAGTGGTTGGTACATA TGGCTACATGTCCCCTGAGTATGCTTCGGAGGGTGTCTTCTCTATTAAATCGGACGTCTTCAGTTTTGGTGTTATTATTTTTGAGATACTTAGCGGAAAGCGGAATTCTGGTAGCCAGCAATATGGTGATTTCATCAATCTTCTTGGATAT GCATGGCAATTATGGGAAGAGGGAAGGGGAATTGACCTTCTTGATACATCATTGGTTCCCAAAGATCAATCGCCGAAGATTATGAGATACATTAATATAGCATTATTATGTGTACAAGAGAACGCAGCCGATCGACCAACCATGGCAGATGTTATAGCAATGCTATGCACCGACGATATGAACATCGATGAACCTAAGCAGCCGGCATATTTCAACATAAGGGTCGGAAATGAAGAGGAGTCTACTGCTACAGAGTCATGTAGTATTAACGACATGACCATATCTGTCGCAATTCCtagatag